TTAAAAttgtcaaaatgaaaatgaccaagtaatcaaaatgaaaagtcaATCAAACTAAttagaccaaaaaaaagtaattcatCCCCTAAAAAATCTATTAGCAATTTcatatgaaataaataaataaaaacccatgTAGCAATTCTATCAAACAAACCTGTAACCCTTCCCGCTAGTATTTGATCAAAAAGgcgtcaaaagaaacccaactgTCATGCTATGCTCTCTAAATGTCGCTCATCTTCAATCCTCGCCGTCCATTTCAAACAACCGTTACCTTTCCCGCTAACCCATCGTCCAGTTTCATTTCAAACCAATACAAACGCCCCAAACCACGCCGACCCATTTCATCAAACGAGCTCATCTTTCTCTCCCAGTCGACTCGGAGCCTTCACGCAAGTTCCCGAGTCGACCCACTTCAATGACCCTCACTCGGCCCATTCCTTCTGCTCCAATGCCCTCAAGGTTTCAGCCAAAATGGGTTTTCTTCGTGAGGGAAAACAACTACATGGGCATGTTGTAAAGTTGGGGTTGTATAATGTGCAGTCCttgcaaattcaaattttgaacgTATACGTCAAATGCAAGGATTTCAATAATGCACAGAGACTGTTTGGTGAAATGCGTAAGAGAAATGTGGTTGCTTGGAACACCTTGATTTCTGGGCTTGTCAACTGTTGGGGTAACTATGAGTCGAAGTTGTATCTGGGTTTTTCTTACTTTAGGAGGATGTTGTTAGAAGCAGTTGGTCCGGATGATATAACATTTAATGGTTTGTTCCGTGTTTGCGTCGATTTAAATGATGTTGAGATTGGTAGACAATTGCATTGTTTTGTCGTAAAATTGGGATTTGGTTCAAATTGCTTTGTGGGTAGTGCTCTTGTTGATTTATACGCAAAGTATGGTTTAGTTGAAGATGCAAGGTGtgcttttgattttgtattGTACAGAGATTTGGTTCTGTGGAATGTGATGGTGTATTGCTATGCTTCAAATTCTTTGGCCAAAGGGGCTTTTGGGGTCTTCAATCTGATGAGGTTGGAAGGTGTTAAGGGGGATGAGTTTACGTTTAGTAGCCTGCTAAGTTCGTGCCGTACTTTGGGTTCTTGTAAACCGGGAAAGCAGATTCATGGGATTATTATAAGAGAGGCTTTTGATTCAGATGTTCTAGTTTCCAGCGCACTTGTTGATATGTATGCGAAGAATGATGACATAGGTGATGCTTGGAAGGCTTTTGATGCAATGTCCATCAGGAATGTCATTTCGTGGACCACTATAATCGTGGGCTATGGACTACATGGAAAAGAGAAGGAGGCTATAGGACTTCTGCGCGAAATGTTTCGAGAACATTTGTGTCCTGATGAGTTAACTCTGGCTAGTATTGTTAGCTCATGTGGCAATGTATCATCTGCCAGTGAACTTATGCAAGTTCATGCTTACATGGTGAAGTTTGGGTTTCATTTCTTCTCATCAATTGCGAATTCTCTTATAACTGCGTACTCCAAATGTGGTAGTATTTCTAGTGCGTCTAAATGTTTCAACTTGGTTGTTGAGCCTGATCTAGTTACATGGACTTCACTGATATGTGCTTATGCATTCCACGGCCTTGCCGAAGAAGCTACGGCggtttttgagaaaatgtTAGCTTATGACATAATGCCGGATCAAATTGCTTTTCTTGCGGTTCTTTCTGCTTGTAGCCATGGAGGGTTGATACAGAAAGGGATTCATTACTTTAAACTAATGTCTAATGACTATCAAATTTTTCCAGATTCAGAACATTATACCTGTCTCATTGACCTTCTTGGGCGAGCTGGTCTTCTAGACGAGGCTTTCATGGCTTTGACCTCAATGCCAATCGAACCTGATCCAAGCGCCTTGGGAGCATTCATGGGGGCGTGCAAAGTCCATGGAAACATAGAACTAGCAAAATGGGCAGCAGAAAAGCTTTTTGCATTGGAGCCAAACAAGCCTGTGAATTATACTCTCATGTCTAACATCTACTCTTCTCAAGGTCATTGGGGTAACGTCTCAAGAGTACGGAAGATGATGAGACACAGTTGTGATTATAAAGCTCCAGGCTGTACAGAGATCCCCTTGGTCGGAGGTTTGCTGGTTATGTGAAATTCTTCACATCTGATACACTCTTTCCAAACTCATCTCattgttaatattttatttatttattttctttttgtttttaattttctgttgtttatttatttgtttactttATGTaagaatttattttaattttatgtatgAGAACTCGTGATAAAATTGGTAGATTTATAGAAACACCTCAATTAGAACCTgaagttgtttttgtttttgaaaattttctttttgacttAGGATGGCcgaaaattatgaaaacaatGAACCAATTCCTCAAATTGAAGATAATCATAGTGttcataatgaaaataatgatgCTATGAATATACACTATGATAATCTACTTGTTAGAACATTGCATGATTATTTGCATCCTACTCGAAGAAGTGTGCCATCTTGTATTATATTTCCTATGaatgataataattttaattttaaaccgGGTATGATTCAATTGTTACCAAGTTTTATGGGTATGGAGTCTccccataaaataaaactatagCAGAAATttagagaggaagaagaaaaaagctcAAGAAGGTGTGGAGCTTTTGgtgtcttttttccttctacgGCAAcatctctatttatagagaatGAGAATTGCTCCGGTTGCAACATTTGCAACTTGCTCTGATTAAACTATTATTCCACCTTGCCACCAAGCCAATTGCCATTAGATGCTTCCTTTGTTTATTTCCTCTAGTGCTTGCGGATTCCTCCATATCTTCATCTTTGTTTATGTAAAATTTCCTTCCTTCATCATCATTGCCGCATGGATAAGTTGAAGTTTTTTAATTCGCCACTAGCATATTATCTTTGAGTGTCACACTCCTTGACATGATTAAagttaataaaataacattaaatCAATTTgaccaattaaaaatataatttgcacaagattatttaattacccaTTATATTTGCTTTGAAATTAAATGTTACACCCTCATGTCTAACATCTACTCTTCTCAAGGTCGTCGGGGTGACGTCTCAAGAGTACGGAAGATGATGAGGCACAGTTGTGATTATAAAGCTCCAGACTGTACTGGGTGGAGATCGGCGGCGGCATTTGTACATTTGTTCCAGGTGATGAATCCCACCCACAAGCACCAGAGGTGTATGCTATGCTAGGGTTGTTGCTCAGGCTGATGAAGGAGAAAAGTTTATATCTCTGATGCAGTAGTGCTGTATAATTCTGAATCACCGACATCTGTGTGTTAGAAAATCATACCATTTTTGCCTGATTGTTGGGCAGTCACATCATTTCACCCCATATAATGTGTCTAATTCTATCAGTatcaacccaaaataaattataatttgattaAGCTGTCTTCTTCCTAATAAAAGAGAATGTTGGTTGGAAGGGTTTCCTTGAACTTCTGGCAATACTCAACAAACTGCAGAATTCTGTCCTTGAAATTCACCCTCTTGGTGTTGTTGGATTGATATACTTGATTAACTTCTAATCAAAGTGTTAGTAACTTGATCTTTCTTCGTACAAATTAATCTATACCCTAGATACAGAGAATAATGAATCTGTCTATTTATAACAACTACAACCGCATCTTCCATAAATACGAATTTGTACGGTAAAATTTCctaacaaagaaaatacttTGTTACATCAATTATGTACTACGGATGTGATTGTGACTACACTGTCATCATATCTATCAATTAtgatttgtaattttgttggGTAGGAGTTGTGCACAAAATAATGCATTTGCTCATATCCGAGACAAGCATGTTTggtaattacaatttacatgTTACATGAATATAATCTGTCGGGCCAATGTTTTTACACCGACTTGTTCAAACTGTAACCACAGAAATAGaagcaaaattttcatttaaaaataaattttttataaataaaaaataaaatcgaCATTAATTGGAAAATGTCCAATTATTTTCATGGTCCTGCTCCTTAACACGCGTGACCTCAACGGCGCACGTTAGCCTCACGGGTCttttgaaaaatcaaagtcTTCTCgtctccctctttctctctctctaaacttTCACAGCTCACAACTAACCGCCATTTCTACGTCTAcgtacctctctctctctctctctctctctctctaactaaATGAGCCAAAACCCGTCGTACGGACGCCGGCGCCCTAGCTCCGATTCGCGGAGCACACCGGACCGGTTTCCTTACTCGCCGTCGCCGAGCTCGCCCTACTCCGTCGCCTCAACCGAAAGGAAGTCAGGCTCCGGCCGGGGCGTGGTCGCAGTCGCCGCCCGCTCCGTCGCTGGAGTCTTCGTCTCATGCTTCACTCCACCGGAGACCAAGAGTTCCGTGAGCTTCGCTGATTCTGCAGAGTTCAGAGCTCCCTCTGGTATTCCATTTCTGTAATTCTGTATTTTGACGAGTTTTAGCTGAGTTTGGGAAAAAGTAGAGACTTTTTGAAGATTCTGAGTCACGATCTGGTACTAAaacttgcttttcttttctgggttgTGTTTGATTGCTGAGAAACATtgtggaaaaaggaaagaaaaatgaaattttagaaATTTCATGTCTCTTCGTGAAGATAATTATCATTAGACTGAGTTTAAAATGGACGTTTCATTGTTCCCCAAGATTTTTCAACTTTCATGTCTCTTCGTTAAGATAATTATCATTAGACTGAGTTCAAAATGGACGTTTCATTTGGTCCtcaagatttttcaaactttatatATGTTAAATTCTTGAATAGCGGTTTTCCTTTCATTCACAacattttctcagcaaccaaacagcgCAAACGGCGATTATGGATTATTTTTCGAAAATGCTTCACAGACGGCAGGGGTCGAAGTTGTTAATGGAATTACAGTGACCAGTTAaccacttttttttatttgcctttattatttttgtattatgtcGTAGACTGAACAACTTAGTTAATTTCTTAGTATTTTCGGATGCTTCGGGAGCTGGGAGTGAGAGAAGACGTAGTTCAAGTCGTGGCGTCTATGCCAATTCAAACAACTCGAAGCATGAGAGAGAGCCTGGGAATGTAAAGTTCACCATGGAAGAAATAAACAAGGCCACAAAGAacttctctccctctttcaagattggaCAAGGTGGTTTTGGGATAGTTTATAAGGGGAGACTGGAAGATGGGACCTTTGTTGCAATCAAACGTGCTAAAAAGGTTGGGTAgaagttatttacactaatttaatttctgatCTTATGATTATTATATGGCTAACAAGTACGCAGTTACCTTTGTTTGCAGAGTGTATATGACAAGCATTTGGGTGTGGAATTCCAAAGTGAAATTAGAATGCTGGCACAGGTGGAACATTTGAATTTGGTCAAGTTCTATGGTTATGTGGAGGATGAAGATGAAaaagttgttgttgttgagtaTGTTCCTAATGGAACCCTCAGAGAACATTTGGATTGTAAGTTCTGTTTGTgtaccctctctctctccctctccctttgTCTATACCCATGTACATAAGAGCATGTGTCTTTGTGCACTTTTCCTCATTGATGCATGTCCTTGAGCGCCTGAAATGTAATGCAAGGCATAATGCAGGTATGCGTGGCGACATTCTTGACCTCGCAGCACGGCTTGACATTGCAATTGATGTGGCCCATGCCGTCACCTATCTTCATATGTACACAGGTAAGACTCTGGTAGAAGcacagaaaataaaagttcTGCTCTAAGAGTTATAGAATTTGTGTGAGGGGGAACTAACTGGACCATGCTTGGGTTTCCTTCACAGATCATCCTATCATTCATAGAGACATAAAGTCTTCCAACATTCTCCTAACAGAAAACTTCAGGGCCAAGGTAGCTGACTTTGGTTTTGCTAGGCTTGCCGCTGATAGCGATTCAGGTGCTACCCATGTTTCTACTCAAGTTAAAGGAACCGCTGGCTACTTGGACCCAGAGTACCTGAGAACCTATCAACTTACAGATAAGAGTGATGTTTACTCATTTGGTGTACTAATGGTTGAACTAGTTACAGGCAGGCGTCCCAT
Above is a window of Prunus persica cultivar Lovell chromosome G2, Prunus_persica_NCBIv2, whole genome shotgun sequence DNA encoding:
- the LOC18787585 gene encoding calmodulin-binding receptor-like cytoplasmic kinase 2 encodes the protein MSQNPSYGRRRPSSDSRSTPDRFPYSPSPSSPYSVASTERKSGSGRGVVAVAARSVAGVFVSCFTPPETKSSVSFADSAEFRAPSVFSDASGAGSERRRSSSRGVYANSNNSKHEREPGNVKFTMEEINKATKNFSPSFKIGQGGFGIVYKGRLEDGTFVAIKRAKKSVYDKHLGVEFQSEIRMLAQVEHLNLVKFYGYVEDEDEKVVVVEYVPNGTLREHLDCMRGDILDLAARLDIAIDVAHAVTYLHMYTDHPIIHRDIKSSNILLTENFRAKVADFGFARLAADSDSGATHVSTQVKGTAGYLDPEYLRTYQLTDKSDVYSFGVLMVELVTGRRPIEPKREIKERVTAKWAMKKFTDGDALSILDPRLEQTAANNLAIEKILELALQCLAPRRQSRPSMRRCAEILWNIRKDYREVAPPIFRSFSSRSQMSA
- the LOC18785042 gene encoding pentatricopeptide repeat-containing protein At2g46050, mitochondrial, producing MLSKCRSSSILAVHFKQPLPFPLTHRPVSFQTNTNAPNHADPFHQTSSSFSPSRLGAFTQVPESTHFNDPHSAHSFCSNALKVSAKMGFLREGKQLHGHVVKLGLYNVQSLQIQILNVYVKCKDFNNAQRLFGEMRKRNVVAWNTLISGLVNCWGNYESKLYLGFSYFRRMLLEAVGPDDITFNGLFRVCVDLNDVEIGRQLHCFVVKLGFGSNCFVGSALVDLYAKYGLVEDARCAFDFVLYRDLVLWNVMVYCYASNSLAKGAFGVFNLMRLEGVKGDEFTFSSLLSSCRTLGSCKPGKQIHGIIIREAFDSDVLVSSALVDMYAKNDDIGDAWKAFDAMSIRNVISWTTIIVGYGLHGKEKEAIGLLREMFREHLCPDELTLASIVSSCGNVSSASELMQVHAYMVKFGFHFFSSIANSLITAYSKCGSISSASKCFNLVVEPDLVTWTSLICAYAFHGLAEEATAVFEKMLAYDIMPDQIAFLAVLSACSHGGLIQKGIHYFKLMSNDYQIFPDSEHYTCLIDLLGRAGLLDEAFMALTSMPIEPDPSALGAFMGACKVHGNIELAKWAAEKLFALEPNKPVNYTLMSNIYSSQGHWGNVSRVRKMMRHSCDYKAPGCTEIPLVGGRRGDVSRVRKMMRHSCDYKAPDCTGWRSAAAFVHLFQVMNPTHKHQRCMLC